One window from the genome of Tachysurus vachellii isolate PV-2020 chromosome 5, HZAU_Pvac_v1, whole genome shotgun sequence encodes:
- the cebp1 gene encoding CCAAT/enhancer binding protein (C/EBP) 1, whose product MSVSHSRSTAHIFSSNNHSCSSLVNTMALATDSTTSTSSNLTAHIPQMEGGPYSYSMGSQGLSRTNDRSSEQMMGMAYLPYSTCSNSTVERPAQHSHIIQQEFSQFLLPAPPSTFRQPGQKRGLNKDSMEYRMRRERNNIAVRKSRDKARRRIQLTQQKALELQEENQRLLIHIEQLTHEVEMLSRHLSQRHIQSKVSDIGVEEHC is encoded by the exons ATGTCAGTCTCACATAGTCgttctacagctcacatcttcTCGTCCAATAATCATTCATGCTCCTCACTGGTCAACACCATGGCTTTGGCTACCGACTCCACCACTTCGACATCCAGTAACCTAACCGCTCACATTCCACAGATGGAAGGAGGACCATACAGCTATTCGATGGGGTCTCAGGGACTCTCCAGGACAAATGATAGGAGCAGTGAGCAGATGATGGGCATGGCGTATTTGCCCTATTCGACATGCTCAAACTCAACAGTGGAAAGACCAGCACAACACAGCCACATTATACAACAg GAGTTTTCTCAGTTCCTGCTTCCTGCACCTCCATCCACATTTCGACAGCCAGGTCAGAAGAGAGGTCTGAATAAGGACAGCATGGAATACCGGATGAGACGTGAGCGCAACAACATCGCTGTGAGGAAGAGCCGGGATAAAGCACGTCGGCGTATCCAGCTCACTCAGCAAAAGGCCTTGGAACTTCAGGAGGAAAATCAAAGGCTGCTAATTCACATCGAACAGCTTACCCATGAAGTGGAAATGCTCAGTCGCCATCTCTCTCAGCGCCACATACAGAGCAAAGTCAGTGACATAGGAGTTGAAGAGCACTGTTGA
- the LOC132845600 gene encoding elastase-1-like, which produces MMHLAVLLTCIGLITANALPKQAVDNEDQSEKVVGGSNAQPNAWKWQISLQYDNWNTGNFAHICGGSLVSANYVMTAAHCILDFNVKNYRVVLGDYDLSKFEGREQVRAVTRIKVHPGWTGDLANGNDIALMKLDSPVFNNGYVVIAELPYPGQILPNGFTCYITGWGLLATGGYMPDILQEAPIGVVDYSLCSTPEWWGSAVKTSMVCAGGDGLTSGCQGDSGGPLNCFTDGYWRVHGVVSFGSAVNCNLYSKPTVFTRVSAFNDWLYSEMV; this is translated from the exons ATGATGCACCTTGCGGTTCTCTTGACCTGTATTG GACTCATCACTGCCAATGCTCTTCCCAAACAGGCAGTGGACAATGAGGACCAAAGTGAGAAGGTTGTAGGTGGGTCCAATGCTCAGCCAAATGCATGGAAATGGCAG ATATCTCTGCAGTATGATAACTGGAACACAGGCAACTTTGCTCATATTTGTGGAGGCTCCCTTGTTAGTGCAAATTACGTGATGACTGCAGCCCACTGTATCCTTGA tttcaaTGTCAAGAATTATCGTGTGGTTTTGGGGGACTATGATCTCAGTAAGTTTGAAGGCCGTGAGCAGGTTCGTGCCGTGACGAGGATTAAAGTTCACCCTGGTTGGACTGGAGACCTTGCAAATGG AAATGATATTGCTTTGATGAAGTTGGACTCTCCGGTATTTAACAATGGTTATGTAGTGATTGCAGAGCTGCCTTATCCTGGTCAGATTTTACCCAATGGCTTTACTTGCTATATTACTGGATGGGGACTCCTGGCTA CCGGTGGTTATATGCCAGACATCCTGCAGGAGGCACCCATTGGTGTTGTGGATTACTCTCTGTGCTCAACTCCTGAATGGTGGGGCAGTGCAGTCAAGACATCCATGGTGTGTGCTGGAGGAGATGGTTTGACCTCTGGGTGCCAG GGTGACTCTGGTGGGCCGCTGAACTGCTTCACTGATGGCTATTGGAGGGTCCATGGTGTAGTCAGCTTTGGCTCTGCTGTAAACTGCAACCTTTACAGCAAGCCAACGGTCTTCACTCGTGTGTCTGCCTTCAATGATTGGCTGTATTCT GAAATGGTGTAA
- the ttc21a gene encoding tetratricopeptide repeat protein 21B, producing the protein MAESDPTCLASLIYLLRERFYRQVINTALTFLKLYPNDPVLLFFKGFAALNEGRFQEAVRELNSLRDKPQVSLCSLMALLWAYRQRETTDGEEVSELESCLKTARRTAGEKALYYVALLYWILGRNKKAREYIDKMLKLSSGSSEGHILKCWIVLTSENDAERSQVTQYFNSGISDSNSVFGLMGKIEFFMARQKESCALNLINQIIASYPDFIPALVLKMNIFMSLHNWEHTTEVAERILELDPHNIKALQMLSIIFAAKDGDIEKVKEYLQLLLNAVEITEPSTPSLHVEVTMPISRLCGHNRNVVQILTSFLQRCVSRSPEDSAIISELGYLLTLQHKYKEAHKFYTKVLNVDTESVDAISGMIRCELMDGQVEKAAEQLEFFHASLGRSAEIIFLQAILATKKGAAQENVVALLKDATELHFQTLRGLPYGVDYLQRLNLTFLLQVVSMHLASSQDMPHDAGQPFPFGLKHAYMILEAVIKAAPRVSSSCYYMAHVKFLTGDQAAAQHFLNLCMEKDPSMPEIHLLQAKLHLHAGDYSKCLSSLESGVSHNFELRERPQYNLLKARALKRSGQLSEAIQCLHMVISMPGVKKIIKGQENMISRSERVSLFLELADALRLNGEQHEATKVIQDAMWQFKDTPEEARVMVANVDLALAKDNIDAALKALENVMPGEPIYLHAKEKMACIYLERLGNKRLYIACYREICEQLPGPHSSVLLGDAFMKIQEPEKAIEAYQEAVKMAPDDANLAKKIGQALVRTHQYDKAINYYETALNSSIKHSVCLELAELLLKLKQSERAEKIIQKALDHEASTDLNTMINDVKFSRMLVKILQARNELCLEKIQQISEVQQKIMRRLPLEQPETKDEQKKVAAAVFCEQAQEYRRKSDLEKAKQCYSDALSYFPDDIEINLQVAQMYYEHHQLDYCEDCCLKILKLNENHTSTTMLLADVMFQRNQKEEALKLYTDILYKHSDNFHALVKFLHMLRWVGRLDEVLSFFEIYEAHSTTLVTEPGYSYCKGLYYWHAYRVQEAMRHLNQARRDAEWGEDALELMVHICLNPDKKTFGGEVFENSEEGSSSTVSHVLDDEKLMGRNIAQNLLREFQPRSRSGQDKATILYNLCLIYSKEPKQIESAVHVLSDMIEKKVMLETSIFVVAQALLLLKQVPKARNFLKRISKMQWTPDIAEDFEKSCLLLADMYIKTGKHVNADKLLDDCIRHNKSCSKAYEYKGFLMENDQRYKDAAEQYELAWKHSYCIDPAIGYRLAFNYLKYKNYTQAIDVCHQVLKEHPDYPQIQTEILHRAQLSLRP; encoded by the exons ATGGCAGAATCAGACCCCACCTGCTTA GCCTCTCTTATATACCTGCTGAGGGAGCGATTCTACAGGCAGGTGATAAACACAGCTCTGACCTTTCTGAAACTTTACCCAAACGACCCTGTGCTCCTGTTCTTCAAAGGGTTTGCGGCTTTAAATGAAG gacGCTTTCAGGAGGCTGTAAGAGAGCTGAACAGTCTGAGAGACAAGCCACAGGTCTCCCTGTGCTCATTGATGGCTCTGCTGTGGGCATACAGGCAAAGAGAGACCACCG atggagaggaGGTGTCTGAGCTGGAGTCCTGTTTAAAGACAGCCAGGAGAACAGCTGGAGAAAAGGCTCTGTACTATGTGGCACTACTTTACTGGATTCTGGGGAGAAATAAGAAAGCCAGAGAGTACATAGACAAGATGCTCAAATTATCCAGTGGATCTTCAGAG GGGCATATTCTTAAGTGCTGGATTGTCCTGACCTCAGAGAATGATGCTGAACGATCTCAGGTTACTCAGTATTTCAACAGTGGCATTTCTGACTCTAACAGTGTATTTGGACTGATGGGAAAG ATTGAGTTTTTCATGGCGAGACAGAAGGAGTCCTGTGCTCTAAATCTCATCAATCAGATCATAGCTTCATATCCTGACTTTATTCCAGCTCTGGTTCTTAAGATGAACATATTTATGTCTCTTCATAACTGGGAACACACAACTGAAGTGGCTGAAAG GATCCTAGAGCTGGACCCACATAACATAAAAGCACTTCAGATGTTAAGCATAATCTTTGCAGCGAAGGATGGTGATATAGAGAAG GTTAAAGAATATCTTCAGCTACTTCTGAATGCAGTTGAGATCACAGAGCCCAGCACTCCCAGTCTTCATGTGGAGGTCACCATGCCCATTAGCAGACTG TGTGGACACAATAGAAATGTTGTGCAGATACTGACATCGTTTTTGCAGAGATGTGTGTCCAGATCTCCAGAGGATTCTGCAATCATTTCTGAGCTTGGTTACCTACTCACTCTCCAGCATAAGTACAAAGAGGCCCACAAATTCTACACCAAGGTTCTGAATGTAGACACTGAGAGTGTGGATGCTATATCAG GGATGATCAGGTGTGAGCTGATGGATGGGCAGGTGGAGAAAGCAGCAGAGCAGCTGGAGTTCTTCCATGCATCACTAGGACGCTCAGCA GAAATCATATTTTTGCAAGCTATACTTGCCACAAAAAAAGGAGCAGCTCAGGAGAATGTGGTGGCCCTGCTGAAGGACGCCACAGAGCTCCATTTTCAGACTCTTCGAGGACTACCATATGGTGTAGACTACCTGCAGAGGCTCAACCTTACCTTTCTCCTTCAGGTTGTCAGCATGCATCTTGCCAGCAGTCAG GATATGCCTCATGATGCAGGTCAGCCCTTTCCCTTTGGACTGAAGCATGCCTATATGATTCTTGAGGCTGTAATTAAAGCTGCTCCTCGTGTGTCATCGAGCTGCTATTACATGGCACATGTTAAATTCCTTACAG GTGATCAAGCAGCTGCTCAGCACTTTCTGAACCTCTGCATGGAGAAAGATCCCTCCATGCCCGAGATCCACTTACTGCAGGCCAAACTTCATCTTCACGCAGGAGATTACAGCAAGTGCCTTAGCAGTTTGGAGTCTGGAGTCAGCCACAACTTTGAA ttaagAGAGAGGCCACAGTATAATTTACTCAAAGCCAGAGCTCTGAAGAGATCTGGGCAGCTGTCTGAAGCTATCCAGTGTCTCCACATGGTGATAAGCATGCCAGGGGTCAAAAAGATCATTAAGGGACAAGAAAACATGATCTCTCGCAGTGAGCGTGTTTCTCTGTTCCTGGAGCTAGCAGATGCCCTCAGACTAAATGGAGAGCAG caTGAGGCTACAAAAGTGATACAGGACGCAATGTGGCAGTTTAAGGACACCCCTGAAGAAGCGAGGGTTATGGTGGCTAATGTAGACTTGGCCTTAGCTAAAGACAATATTGACGCAGCTCTAAAAGCACTGGAAAATGTAATGCCAGGTGAGCCCATCTACTTACATGCCAAGGAAAAGATGGCCTGCATTTACCTTGAAAGGCTGGGAAATAAGAGGCTCTACATAGCATGCTACAG AGAAATCTGCGAACAGCTACCAGGACCTCACTCTAGTGTTTTGCTTGGTGATGCCTTTATGAAGATACAAGAG CCAGAAAAAGCTATTGAGGCCTATCAAGAAGCAGTAAAAATGGCACCAGATGATGCAAACCTTGCCAAAAAAATAGGCCAAGCCCTGGTGAGGACACACCAGTACGATAAG GCTATTAACTACTATGAAACTGCCCTAAACTCTAGCATAAAGCATtctgtgtgtttagagctgGCTGAGCTTCTGCTTAAACTCAAGCAGTCTGAAAGAGCCGAGAAAATCATACAGAAGGCCTTGGATCACGAAGCCA GCACTGATCTGAACACTAtgataaatgatgtaaaattTTCAAGAATGCTTGTGAAAATTCTGCAGGCCAGGAATGAGCTATGTCTAGAGAAGATACAACAG ATCTCTGAAGTCCAGCAGAAGATTATGAGACGTTTGCCACTTGAGCAACCTGAGACCAAAGATGAGCAGAAGAAAGTGGCAGCAGCTGTTTTTTGTGAACAGGCCCAAGAGTATCGTAGGAAATCTGATCTAGAGAAAGCAAAGCAGTGTTATTCAGATGCTCTGAGCTACTTTCCAGACGACATAGAG ATTAATCTACAGGTTGCTCAGATGTACTATGAACACCACCAACTTGATTATTGTGAAGACTGTTGTCTTAAGATATTGAAACTCAACGAGAATCATACTAGCACCACTATG CTGTTAGCTGATGTGATGTTCCAGAGAAACCAAAAAGAAGAAGCTCTCAAGCTGTACACAGATATCCTGTACAAACATTCAG ACAACTTCCATGCACTGGTGAAATTCCTTCACATGCTACGCTGGGTAGGGAGACTGGATGAAGTGCTGTCCTTCTTTGAGATTTATGAAGCTCACTCTACAACTTTAGTTACAGAACCAGGTTACAGCTACTGCAAAGGCCTTTACTACTG GCATGCATACCGTGTACAGGAGGCAATGAGGCACCTGAACCAGGCTAGAAGGGATGCAGAATGGGGAGAAGATGCACTCGAGCTGATGGTGCACATCTGTCTTAACCCAGACAAGAAGACATTTGGAGGAGAGGTGTTTGAAAACTCAGAGGAAGGCTCAAG CTCCACTGTGTCACATGTTCTTGATGATGAAAAGTTAATGGGAAGGAACATAGCCCAGAATCTGCTGAGAGAATTTCAGCCCCGTTCCAGATCCGGCCAGGACAAGGCCACTATCCTTTACAAcctctgtctgatctacagcaAGGAGCCGAAACAAATAGAGAGTGCTGTGCATGTCCTTTCTGACATGATAGAAAAGAAG GTGATGTTGGAGACCTCAATATTCGTAGTAGCACAGGCACTGCTGCTACTTAAACAGGTTCCCAAAGCAAGAAACTTCCTAAAGAGGATCAGCAAGATGCAATGGACCCCTGACATTGCTGAGGACTTTGAGAAAAGCTGCCTGCTTCTTGCTGACATGTACATCAAAACAGGAAAACATGTGAATGCTGATAAGCTTCTGGATGATTGTATTCGACACAATAAG TCATGCAGCAAGGCATATGAGTATAAAGGCTTCCTAATGGAGAATGATCAGAGATACAAAGACGCTGCTGAGCAATACGAACTGGCTTGGAAACACAGCTACTGCATAGATCCTGCAATCG GATACAGACTCGCTTTCAATTATCTGAAGTACAAAAATTACACACAAGCCATTGATGTCTGTCATCAG gTTTTGAAGGAACATCCAGATTATCCTCAGATCCAAACTGAAATTCTACACCGGGCCCAGCTCTCTCTGAGACCATAA